The Acidobacteriota bacterium DNA window GCCTCTGACAATGGCAAGCTCGCGCATCTCGGCGCCCGTGCGCGGACGCGCTGGACCCGCGAGCGTGACAAGCTGGGAAACATTCTCGATGAGGAGTTCCGCCATCTCTGATTAACCTAACGCAGTAGCCCAGTCCGTGGCCACCGCAGCAGCTTAATATGACTCGGTTTCCCATAGCCTAGGCGTTCACGAGACTGTGTCAAACTCCGGGAATACCACCCCACGGCAGTGGGTGGGATTCCCGGCCTCTTCACAATCCCGCTAGCCGGAGGACGAGAGCTGCACATCCTCACCGTACTTCTTGCCCAGCGCCTTCAAATAGGTTTCGATCGAAGCCGTCGGACTGAAAAACACGCGCGACATGAACCGAAAGATCGGATTGTAGACTTCTCCGTTTTCGGTGATGGTGACGCGGCTTCCGCTGCCGCTCGCTTGCAGATCATAGGTCCAGGTCCCGCCAAACGGCCGGTCGGGATCGGCGATTCGCAACACCAATCGCGACGGCGGGTTCGCCTCGACCGTTTCGAGCGTCATCTTCCCGTTCTTTCCATCTTC harbors:
- a CDS encoding SRPBCC family protein, coding for MKWFLIVVGVIAALIAVVAIIGSLMPKGHSASRTTVINKPPEVLWQAMTDCAAFPQWRADVKSVEVISDRDGHRVWREDGKNGKMTLETVEANPPSRLVLRIADPDRPFGGTWTYDLQASGSGSRVTITENGEVYNPIFRFMSRVFFSPTASIETYLKALGKKYGEDVQLSSSG